Proteins from one Phyllobacterium zundukense genomic window:
- a CDS encoding DUF2188 domain-containing protein, with translation MARTQYIVVLLNGEWKISYSGKHAGPYDTQKAAIKAAVDAAHKTGQNGGDAQVLIQGEDNKFRTEWTYGHDPYPPKG, from the coding sequence ATGGCGCGCACGCAATACATTGTTGTTCTTCTGAATGGTGAATGGAAGATCAGTTATAGCGGTAAACATGCCGGACCTTATGACACCCAGAAAGCCGCTATAAAGGCGGCAGTCGATGCTGCACATAAGACCGGACAGAATGGAGGGGATGCTCAAGTCCTTATTCAAGGTGAGGACAATAAGTTTCGCACCGAATGGACATATGGTCATGATCCATACCCACCCAAGGGTTGA
- a CDS encoding phage major capsid protein, with the protein MDFLETKADFTVTDAGEITGIAWPFGSPDRVGDVIEKGSFTSPASLPMLFAHDQSQVIGVWDSITETTQGLIVKGRLLVDQIARAAEVRAMIRANAATGLSIGFVTKQAKSRKGGGRTISALNLHEISVVAVPCHPAAQITSIKAADGTATDKENTMENELENEQPEAKSAPVIDQKAFDAMKARLDKLEAKSNRPKADNNNHPTASNDNEERKAFGDFLRTGRMEEKTLSYGASTAVVLAPEETAASIIEKIAEFSPVRQIAASMSMSGPLLQLPRLVNEVQVGDVGETGDRPESEPSFEQIDLKPFEMAVVVPVTRTLLEDAQINLEAYLANHVARRFGQKEAAWFVNGNGTTQAEGFLKSAEFAPLETDVIDADALIDAFYKIASAYSANGSWLMNRGTMAVIRKLKDTDGSYLWQPSIAAGVPPTLLGRPVLEAVDMPAIGANAVPIAFGDFASAYTIADRVGFETYRDEANSFLNGIVKLSARRRVGGRVTLGEALTGLKIAA; encoded by the coding sequence ATTGAAAAAGGATCGTTCACGTCACCGGCAAGCCTACCAATGCTGTTTGCACATGATCAGTCGCAAGTCATTGGGGTTTGGGACAGCATCACCGAAACGACACAAGGCTTGATCGTCAAAGGTCGCCTTTTGGTTGATCAGATTGCCCGCGCCGCAGAAGTCCGCGCCATGATCAGAGCTAACGCTGCAACCGGCCTATCAATCGGCTTTGTCACCAAACAGGCAAAGTCACGCAAGGGCGGCGGGCGAACGATCAGCGCCCTCAATCTTCATGAAATCTCAGTTGTCGCGGTTCCGTGCCATCCGGCCGCACAAATCACTTCAATCAAAGCCGCCGATGGCACGGCAACCGATAAGGAAAATACTATGGAAAATGAACTTGAGAATGAACAGCCGGAGGCGAAATCCGCGCCGGTTATTGACCAGAAGGCCTTCGACGCGATGAAGGCCCGACTGGATAAGCTGGAAGCCAAGAGCAATCGCCCGAAGGCTGATAATAACAATCATCCGACAGCTTCCAACGATAATGAGGAACGTAAAGCCTTCGGCGATTTCCTCCGCACAGGCCGCATGGAAGAGAAGACGCTCTCTTACGGCGCTTCAACCGCTGTTGTTCTGGCACCGGAAGAGACCGCAGCGTCGATCATCGAAAAAATTGCTGAATTCTCCCCGGTTCGCCAGATTGCAGCTTCTATGAGCATGTCCGGCCCGCTCTTGCAGCTTCCTCGCCTTGTGAACGAAGTTCAGGTTGGCGACGTTGGCGAAACTGGCGACCGTCCTGAATCCGAACCATCGTTCGAACAGATCGACCTGAAGCCTTTCGAAATGGCCGTAGTCGTGCCTGTCACGCGCACCTTGCTCGAAGACGCACAGATCAATCTTGAAGCTTATCTCGCTAACCACGTCGCCCGCCGGTTTGGTCAGAAAGAGGCCGCTTGGTTCGTAAACGGCAACGGCACTACTCAGGCGGAAGGTTTCCTGAAATCCGCAGAGTTTGCGCCACTTGAAACCGATGTTATCGACGCCGACGCATTGATCGATGCCTTCTATAAGATCGCTTCGGCCTATTCGGCCAACGGTTCTTGGCTGATGAACCGTGGCACAATGGCAGTAATTCGCAAGCTGAAGGACACCGATGGTTCCTATCTCTGGCAGCCTTCAATCGCCGCTGGCGTTCCGCCGACACTCCTTGGCCGCCCGGTCTTGGAAGCAGTCGATATGCCCGCCATTGGTGCCAACGCAGTTCCGATTGCCTTCGGTGACTTTGCGTCGGCTTACACCATTGCCGACCGCGTTGGTTTCGAGACTTACCGTGACGAAGCTAACTCGTTCCTTAACGGCATTGTGAAGCTTTCCGCACGTCGCCGCGTGGGTGGCCGTGTAACGCTTGGCGAAGCCCTGACCGGCTTGAAGATCGCCGCGTAA
- a CDS encoding HNH endonuclease signature motif containing protein: MARPPHLCSCGKIVAHGVRCTCQAKQDRERKARFDQKRPSARARGYNHEWQNARAEYLGYFPTCKICGSSANVVDHIRPHKGDDRLFWDSRNWQPLCTTCHNSIKQRQEKRSFTQPLGGYGS, encoded by the coding sequence ATGGCACGCCCTCCACACCTTTGCTCATGCGGCAAGATCGTTGCGCATGGCGTTCGCTGCACATGCCAAGCGAAGCAGGATCGTGAACGTAAAGCACGCTTCGATCAGAAGCGCCCTAGCGCCCGCGCCCGCGGCTATAATCATGAATGGCAGAACGCCCGCGCTGAATATCTCGGGTATTTTCCCACCTGCAAAATCTGCGGTTCTTCGGCAAACGTTGTCGATCACATCCGGCCACACAAAGGCGATGACCGCTTATTCTGGGACAGCCGTAATTGGCAGCCACTTTGCACTACCTGTCATAACAGCATCAAACAACGTCAAGAAAAGCGCAGCTTCACTCAACCCTTGGGTGGGTATGGATCATGA